The following DNA comes from Moritella sp. 24.
TCAACCCGTTGCCCGCCAGTTTTTACCGTTAAAAACGCCCTATCATGCATTTCCACTTGGCTTTTTGTGGGGGTGGCTACCTTGCGGTTTAGTGTATTCAGCATTAACACTCGCACTATCAACGGGTTCTGCGTTAGAATCTGGGCTAACGATGTTTGCATTCGGCTTGGGGACATTCCCTATTATGTTTTTAGTCGGGAGCTTATCAAACCAATTCAATCGTTTAATACAGAATTCAAAGTTTAAAAAATGTAGTGGTTTATTACTTGTTGTATTTGGTTCACATGTTATTTATATTGCTATAGTACAATTGAGTGCTAATAGCCTATAAAGCTGTTACAATATTGACATATATCAAAAGAGTTTAGTGGGATTATGGCCTTAGATAAAAAGATAGCAACACGAACGACGCCTTCAAAATGTGAAATTCACTGCCAGAATTGCAGTATTAGTCAGCTTTGCATACCATATTCTTTAAATGATTCAGAGTTAGATTCACTCGATCAAATTATTGAACGTAAAAAACCGTTTCAAAAGCATGATGAAATCTTCAAAGCTGGTGACAAAGTTAAATCACTTTACGCAATTCGTTCAGGTTCTGTTAAATCATACACAATCACTGAACAAGGTGATGAACAAATCACAGGTTTCCACCTTGCTGGTGATTTAATCGGTTTCGATGGTTTAAGCTCAGGTGTTCACCCTAGTTTTTCTCAAGCATTAGAAACTTCAATGGTTTGTGAAATCCCATACGACACACTGGATGACTTAATTGGTAAAATGCCAATGTTACGCCGTCAAGTGATGCGTTTAATGAGTGGTGAAATTGCTGCTGATCAAGAAATGATTTTATTATTAAGTAAAAAGAATGCCGAGCAACGTCTTGCAGCCTTCTTAAATAATTTATCAGTTCGTTTTTCTGAGCGTGGTTTTTCACCTAAAGAATTCCGTTTAACCATGACTCGTGGTGATATCGGTAACTACTTAGGTCTGACTGTTGAAACTATTAGTCGCTTACTTGGCCGTTTCCAAACAAGTGAAATGATTGAAGTAAAAGGGAAATATATCAGCATTATAGACCGTGAAAGTTTAGCAACACTTGCTGGTAAGAAAGACGTATAGCAAAAATTAAGCTTATTGCTATTTATTTACAATAAGTTAGTACATTTATGGCATCTATCACAAATTGAGATATAGTTAGGTAAGTAAAATTATTGGTTATGTATAATCAATAGAAGAAACATATACTTAATCTATATTCAATTCGTGATAAAGGTGCCTTATGAATAAATACAAAAATATTCTAGTGGTTGCAGATCAAGTTAATACACCGCAGATAGCATTATCTCGTGCATTGTATCTAGCCTCTCAACAAGATAACGTTTCAATTTCTCTTCTCCTTGTTATTTATGACCTTTCTTATGAATTAACTTCCCTTTTTTCAAGTGACGAACGACAATCAATGCAAGACGCCATTGTTGCCGAAGAAAAAAAGTCATTTATGGCGCAATTATCGCAAGACTATCCTGGTGCAAACATAAAGGTAAAACTGGTTTGGCATAAGCGTCCATTCGAATCGATATTAGAAGAAGCAAAGCTTAATAATCATGATTTAATTGTTAAAAGCACGCACGACCATAATAAACTCAGCGCTGTTATGTTTACCCCTACTGATTGGCATTTATTACGTAAAAGTGAGTGTCCGGTTTTATTGGTTAAAGATCATGAGTGGCCTGTTGGTGGAAATATTGTCGCAGCAATTCAAGTGCTTGAAACTACTAGCCTAAGTAGTGACGATGATAATTCAATTAACGAACGCATTACTCAAGAAGCGCTTCAGTTAAAAGAACTATTAAATGCGAATATTCATTTAGCGAATGCTTACCCAAGTACACCAGAACATATATCCATTGAAATCCCCAATTTCGATGCGGTTGCCTACAATCAAGAAATCGAAGAACACCATAAAACGTCTATGTACAATCATGCTGAAAAGTTTAATGTGGCAAAAGAAAATGTACACATCGAATCTGGTGCTCCGGAAGATGTTATTGCAGACGTGGTACAAGAAGTTGATGCTGAATTAGTTATCTTAGGCGCCCCTACTCGTAATGGATTTTCTGCTTTTCTTATCGGTAATACAGCGGAAATGGTGATTGATTCAATTAATTGCGACCTTCTTGCATTAAAATAATTAACAGACACTTATATGTATAGCTAAGCTTGCTGTACACGCTTGTACCGGAACTTGCTTTTCCGGTCTGCTTGGGTATACTGCGCTGCTTACAGCATTATTTATCCTGAGTGTCCCAATGAATCCTGAAAATTTTACTGCTTTAGAAAAAAAGCAATTTGCTAAACTGCAAAAAAAACTGCGCCATGAAACAGGTAAAGCAATCGTAGATTATAATATGATTGAAGATGGTGACAGAGTCATGGTTTGTTTATCTGGTGGCGCTGATAGTTTTACAATGCTTGATATTTTACTTCAATTACAAGCTGCTGCACCAATTAGCTTTGATATCATCGCAGTAAACCTAGATCAAAAACAACCTGGCTTTCCTGAAGATATTCTTCCTAATTATTTAGAAAATCTTGGTATTGAATACAAGATTGTTCAAAAAGATACTTACAGTATTGTAAAAGATAAAATTCCAGAAGGTAAAACGACTTGTAGCCTTTGCTCTCGTTTACGTCGCGGTATTCTTTATAATGCAGCTGTTGATTTAGGTGCTACAAAACTTGCACTGGGTCATCACGCTGACGATATTGTTGAAACATTATTCTTAAATATGTTCCACGGCGGCAAAATGAAAACGATGCCACCAAAACTTATCTCTGATGATAAACGTAACATCGTTATTCGCCCACTTGCGTATTGCCGTGAAACAGATATCAAAGCATATTCAGCGTTTAAACAATTCCCTATTATTCCTTGTAACCTGTGTGGTTCTCAAGAGAACTTACAACGCCAAGCTGTTAAAGCAATGCTTTCACAATGGGATGAAGCAAATCCTGGCCGTGTAAATAATTGTTTCAACGCAATTCGTAACGTTGTGCCAAGTCACTTAGCAGATACAAATGCATTTGATTTTGTAAACATGGATTTAGAACGTGCAGATGAACTTACTGAGTTTGATACTGCCTTCGATAATGAAATTGAAATGATTCCTGTTGAAGATGCTAAGGCTGGCGTTGAAAAATTTGATCCAAGTGAAGCTATCACTGTGATTGAATTATAAAAACGATAGACGTTAAGAATAAAAATATAATTTGAAATAGAAATAAAAAAGCACTGCGTTTATGCAGTGCTTTTTTTTTGATTCAAACTGAGCTAATTATATTTCAGTTAAAGGAACAATGCGTAATGGTTGCTTACTGAATTTAATGCCCGCAATTTTATCGCGAATAATTTCATCTTGCGACAACGAAATTTGTTTACCACTTTTAAATAAAGTACCGCTGGTGGTGTAAGCATCAACAGGTTCATCAAAAATAAACTGAACACCCACTGTCATTGGTAAATTCATACGACCAAAATAGCCAGCCATGTTACCCAAAAATAAATCAAACTCTTCAATTTGCTTCACTAACGATAGTGTAGAGAATTCCACACTGTCATTTTCTGCTGCCATAATTTGAAACGCGAGGTCACATGACGCAGTGTCTGTCACATTAACGTGCAGTTTTGCTTTGTCATCGCGTAATTGTTTGTTAAAAGGTAGCATAAGTTCAGAGTCTGCGCCGACTTCTACATCTGTAATCTCGCCTTCGAAATTAATAAACGCGTTTTCAATCTGGCAATGCTTACCTGTCTGGCTATTATTAAGAAACACACCTATTTTAGTATTAACATATTGTTCTTTTTTACTATTTTTAATTCTGTTATAAAAACCATCATAACCAACGACTAATTCTTGGGCGCTTAAAGAAGGAACAAGAAGACTAGAAAGAAGCACCACTTTAATGAAATGGTTATTGAGCATGATCTGATCCTTGATATCTGAGTAAAGGGCTAACTAAAACGAAAAGTTTTATTCCGGCTATTATACCTAAAATAAGTCATAAATTAGAGCACATAATCCATCTTTATTATTTTTGAAGTTTTAAAAATGACCTGAATATGTTTTTAACGCATTATTTTTATTGAAGTGCAAATTTATGCTTCATTTCTGTGAGCTATAGCATTAGAATTCACGCAAATCGTTCATCTTATTAGATTAGATGAACCTCTTATTATTTAGGTTTATTGATGCTTAACAAAAATCAAAACTCAATCATTAGACTTGCTAACGCAAAAAAGTCATTTGATAACAAACTTATTATTAATGATTTAACGTTAGATATTTACGATGGCGAGTTCGTCACTATTTTAGGGCCTTCTGGTTGCGGAAAAACAACGGCATTACGTGTTCTTGCTGGGTTAGAAACGCTCGATAGCGGAGATGTTTATCTTGAAGATAAATGTATCACAAATGTCCCCGCAGAAAAGCGAAATACAAACACAGTGTTTCAAGGTTATGCACTATTCCCACACATGACCGTGTTTGAAAATATCGCGTTTGGTTTACGTATGAAAAAAATTGCGGAATCAGATATCAAACAACGCGTAGATGAAATACTGAATATTGTAAAGTTGACTGATTTTAAAGATCGTCAACCGGCACAACTTTCAGGCGGTCAGCAACAGCGAGTAGCCATTGCCCGTGCAGTTGTGAATCGACCAAAAGTATTACTGTTAGATGAATCTCTCAGTGCGTTAGATTATAAATTACGTAAAGAGATGCAGAACGAGCTTAAAATGCTGCAGCGTAAATTGAATATTACGTTTATATTTGTAACGCATGATCAAGAAGAAGCGTTAACGATGTCTGATCGCATCATCGTTATGAATAACGGTAATGTAGAACAAATCGGTACTCCTCGTGAAATTTACGAAACGCCGATAAACTTATTCGTGGCAAAGTTCATTGGTGAGATCAATATTTTCCCTGCTGTTATCGAATCTTGTTTAGACGACAACAAATACATCGCGAATGTACATAGTTGCCAGTATACGATTACCACTGAGTTACCATTAACGCAGAGCCAAGAAATTAATATATTACTTCGTCCTGAAGATCTTAGAATTAAAGAAATTGATGATAAGGCGACGTCGGCACAAATCACTGGGCATATTATTGAGCGAAACTATAAAGGAATGACATTAGATTCAGTTATTCGCTTAGATTCTGGTGAAAGAGTACAAATTAGTGAATTTTTTGATGAAGACGACCCTGACTTTGATCATAGCTTAGGCCAAAAGGTTGCGGTATCTTGGGTTGAAAGCTGGGAGGTTATCCTAAAAAATGATTAATTCGTCGCTTTTTAAGCGTTTCTCTATCGGACTTTTATTGGTCTGGTTGAGTGTATTCGTTTTACTTCCAAATATAATGATCATTATCACTAGTTTTTTAACGCGTGATGATGCGAACTTAATCAGTTTAACGTTCACGTTAGATAATTACATTCGATTGTTTGATCCTTTATATTTCAAAGTATTAAAACATTCGGTGTACATGGCAAGTATTGCGACTTTAATTTGCTTAATTATTGGTTATCCTTTTGCCTATACGATTGCTCAGTTACCAAAAAAAGTAAGACCCGTTCTCTTATTTTTGATTATTGTCCCCTTCTGGACAAACTCATTAATTAGAACCTACGGTATCAAGATCTTATTAGCTAAAAAAGGACTACTAAACGCTTTTTTACTCAATTTACACATCATTGATAAACCGCTTAAGCTTATGTATACAGAGTTTGCCGTTATTTTTGCACTCGTTTATATCTTGTTACCGTTTATGATTTTGCCTTTGTATTCAAGTATTGAAAAAATTGATAAGAGTTTAATTGAAGCAGCAAAAGATCTTGGTGCATCTAAATTCACCACATTTTTAAAAATCGAATTACCTTTAACAATGTCAGGTATTATTGCGGGTATGCTATTAGTGTTTTTACCTGCGATGGGCATGTTCTATATTGCAGATCTTGTTGGTGGTGCTAAAAACTTATTAATTGGTAATACGATTAAAACACAATTTTTGAATATTCGAGATTGGCCATTTGGTTCTGCTGCAAGTATTACCTTAACAGTATTTATGGCTGGATTATTATACTTCTATTATAAAGTCGGCACGTCAATTAAGAATAGAGGTAACAATGCTTAAACGTCATATATCTAAAGTATTGTTATTATTGGTTTATATTTATTTGTATACACCAATATTTATTTTGATCGCAAATTCATTTAATGCGTCAAAATACGGTCTTAAATGGAAAGGTTTTACCTCAAAATGGTATGAGCTACTCTGGAATAACGACACGCTATTACAAGCTGCGTTTAATTCTCTTACGATTGCTGTTTTTGCATCATCGATTGCCGTTGTTATTGGTACATTAGGCGCTGTAGCCTTATTCAAGCATCAATTTAAAGGTAAAAAGTTTATATCTGGGCTACTCTTTGTTGTGATGATGTCACCTGATATTGTAATGGCCATTTCATTATTGTCGTTATTTATTATACTTGGCTTAGATCTTGGTTTTGTTACCTTGCTAATCGCACATATTACATTCTGTATTCCATTTGTTGTGATCACGGTTTACAGTCGCTTAAGTAATTTTGATAACTCGATATTAGAAGCCGGAAAAGATTTAGGTGCTAATGAAGCTACTATCTTTAAACGCATTATTTTACCGATTGCAAAACCTGCCATTATAGCAAGTTGGTTATTATCGTTTACGCTTTCACTAGATGATGTAATCGTTAGTTCATTTGTAACTGGCCCTAGTTTTGAAGTATTACCATTGAAAATATACTCAATGGTTAAAGTAGGTGTTTCACCAGAGGTTAATGCATTAGCAACGATGATGATTTTGATATCTATCTCGTTTGTTATAGCTGCGGCCCTTATTAATAAAAACGATAAATAGTTCTCCGGACTTTATCGCTAATGGTTGTGCAGTTTCGACTGCTGTTATTTATATTAAATAAAAAGAAGAAGTAAAATTACTATGTTTAAATCAACAATGAAGTGTATCGCAACTGCGTTACTTTTTAGTAGCTCAGCTTATGCTACAACAATTAATTTCTACAACTGGTCTGAATATATCCCACCAGGTTTGTTATCCCGTTTCACTGAAGAAACAGGTATTAAAGTTGTTTATTCAACATACGAATCAAATGAATCTATGTATGCGAAATTAAAAACATATGACAAAAATGGTTATGATCTTGTTGTTCCTTCAACTTACTTCATCAGTAAAATGACAAAAGAAGGTATGTTACAAGAAATTGATCATAAGAAATTAACTAACTACGCAAACTTAGATCCTTCATTGTTAAATAAAGAATACGATTTAGGCAACCGTTACAGCATCCCATACATTTGGGGCGCAACTGGTATCGGTGTTAACACTGCAGATATTGAATTGTCATCAGTTACAAGCTGGACAGACTTATGGGATCCTAAATGGGAAGGTCAGTTATTATTAACTGATGACGCACGTGAAATATTCCACATGGCGTTAAAAATTCAAGGTCACTCAGCAAATACTCAAGATGAAGCAGAATTAGCACAAGCTTATGAGCTACTAAAGAAATTGATGCCGAACGTACTTGTGTTTAACTCTGATACGCCTGCTAACCCTTATATTGCCGGTGAAGTTGAGTTTGGTATGATTTGGAATGGTAGTACGTACATGGCGCAACAAGAAGACAGCGATATTACAATGGTATATCCAAAAGAAGGTGCTGTGTTCTGGATGGATAGCCTAGCAATTCCGAAAAATGCGAAGAATGTAGATGCTGTTCATAAGTTAATTGATTTCTTATTACGCCCAGAAGTTGCTGCTGAAGTTGCGTTAGAGATTGGTTACCCGACTCCTAACAAAGAAGCTAAAAAGCTTCTACCTAAATCGTTTACAGAAAATAAGATTGTATTCCCAGATGCAGAAACAATTGCGAATGGTGAATTCCACTCAGATGTTGGTGATGCGAATATTATCTACGAGCGTTATTACGAGAAGTTAAAAGCTCAAAACCTGTAGTGAGATGTGATTAATCTGATATGAAAAAGGTGCTTTATGCACCTTTTTGTTTTTAACGAGTAATCAATTAAAAGAACTGTCTATCTCTAGAAAGTAGCTCATCAACCAATTCTCTTACCTCTTCGGTCGCCTGACCTATTCGATGTTCTCTAAAGTTTTCAGATATGTGTGTCGAATCAAGGTTTATCTCAATAGTATGCGCACATGCTCTGTTTGCTTCATTTACAAAATCTGCAGCAGGATATACTGAACCTGATGTTCCGATCGCAATAAACAAATCTGCATTGCTCAGTGCTTTATAAATATCATTCATGAACAATGGCATTTCATTAAACCAAACAATGTGTGGTCTAAGGTTCCCTGCTTTCTTACAACATGGGCATTTTAAAGATTTACTTAATTCTTTGTATGGAAATAACTTCAGCGTTTTCTCACAGCGTGCTTTCACTAATTCGCCATGCATGTGAATAATATTGTTGGCACCGCCGCGTTCATGCAAGTTATCAATATTCTGCGTCACAATCGTGACACTACCAGAAAAATCTCTTTGTAACTCAGCTAAAGCAATATGTGCATCGTTAGGTTGGATGCTAGGTGCAGATAACTGATTAAACCTTTGATTATAAAAGCTATAAACTAAATCCGGGTCTTTTCGATAACCATCTAGGGTCGCGATATCATCAATATGATGCTGAGCCCATAAACCATCACTTGCACGGAATGTTTCAATACCTGATTCAGCAGAAATACCAGAACCAGTGAGAATGACTATGTTGTCATAGGTGTCAAACATTTAACTTCTCTTTATAATAAGCCTTAATTAACCATATCATTTTTAAATACCTATTCAAGATATTTTTGTGTGATGTGATTCGTATTTAGAGCAATACTTCGATATTTTAAACATCAATAGAATCACTAATATAGAGGTGGTTTTTTTCTCGGGAATTAAAAGCGGAAAAATACTAATTGATTGTATTGAAGTGAGTATTAATAATAAGTGTGGCGCATAAATGCGCCACACTTTATTCGGTTACTAGCTTATTGCTTTTTTTTAGCAGCCGCTTTTTTTACACGTTTTGTTACTTTTTTTGCATTTTGTTTTACTGATTCAATGCTTTGAACTTCTTCTTTAACAAGTTCTGCTGCGCTAGCAGTCACTGGAGCAACTACTTCTTTAACTACTGGAGCAACTTTTGCAGCAACTTCTGTAATTACTTCAGCAACAGTTTCAACCGTAGTCGTTACTTCTGCAGCAACAGTAGCAACTTTTTCAGTAACAGTTGCTTCTACTTTATCTACGATTTCTTGAATTACTTCAACTTCTGCCGCTGGTTTACTCTGATCTAATTTAGCATCTTCAAGTGCTTTTTCAATTTGCTCAATTTTATCAATGATGTTATCAAATGTATTCGCATCGATATGAGTAAAAGATGTTACTGCACTTTGTACTTTTTCTTGAATTGCACCTGTTGTCGATTTACCTACAGACGCTAATTTATCTTTATTCGTAGTGATAGTCAGTGTTGTGTCCGACTCTAATTTACGACCACGTTCAACCAACTCGTCAAAAATAGATTGGCTTTTATTTACTGTATTTGATGCAGATTGATAACCTTTATCATAAGCTCCTAAACCTGCTAACCAGATGTTACGTGTGATTTGATCTTTAGCAGACCATACTTGTTTTGCTGCTGTAATTACTTTAGACATAAGGAACCCTTCTTGAAGCTACTAAATACAATCGATATTTGATGATTTATATTTTATCGAGGGAAATTAGAAGTTACATTCCAAAGTTTCAGTTACTTAGCCCAGCTCTCATACTTAAATTAACGTACACCTAACCATTTAATTAACAAATTTCAATTTAATTGAAATTAACCAACATTTTAGCTAACAAATTAACTTAAATAGAACTAAAATAAACCACTTTTTGTCTCTTCCAGAATATAATTATGCATAGTCAGACATATAAACTTCAAATAAATTTTATTATCAAACTCGGCCTTGCTTTACATCGTTGTGGTGCAACAAGCTATCGCATTGAAAATCATTTAACTAATTTAGCTAAATTCTGGAATATTGAAGCTAGCTTTCTTGTAACGCCGACTGCATTTACCTTTATATTTTCAAGTAATCCTGACGAACAGCATACGCACATTGTTCGCGTTAAACCTGCAGGCAATGATTTAGGCAAGTTAGCTAGAATTGATGAGATTGTAGAAAAGGTCGTAGACTCGCAAGTATGTTTGGATGAAGCAATTGAGCTATTAATTGAAGCGAAACAACAACCTAGTTTTTACGGTGTTAAAACCGAAGCGCTTGGTTGGTGTGTGACTGGTGGTGCCTTTGCAATGCTACTATCAGATTCAAGTCTGGATATTATCAGTTCGTTCTTATTATCATTTCTTGTGTTTATCTTATATAAGCTATCTGCACACTCACCACGCTTAGCGTCGATTGTTGAGTTCTTTGCTCCTTTTATCTCTGCATTGATTGCTTGTTTTGTCGCCAGCTTAGATGTGCATCTAAATGTACCCTTTGTCATATTATCATCGGTCATTATCTTTATCCCCGGTTTGGCCATTACAGTCGCGTTAAGCGAAATTGTTAATAAAGATCTTGTTTCTGGTACATCAAAGCTCGTTGATGCCACTATGTTGTTGTTTAAATTGTATTTTGGTGCCCTACTTGGTATCACGTTAGGTAATCTAATCTGGACTATTGATCCACTTATGCTTGATATGAGCTACTCTTTACCGGGTTGGAAAAACTATATTGCAGTGGTTGCACTATCGACTGGCCTAGTTGTTGCTTTTAATGTACATAAATCAGATATGATTTGGGGTATTTCAGCTGGTCTTATTGCTTATGTGATGAGTACGTTTGCAGCGCAGTATCTTGGCTTCACGTTAGGCACGTTCGTTGGTTCTTTCACTGTTGGTCTGTTCAGTAATGTATATGCCATTATTAAAAATAGACCTGCATCTATTGTATTAATCCAAGGTATTGTATTACTTGTACCAGGTAGTCGAACGTACATGGATCTGAACACATACATTTCTGGACACGAAATATTGAACAACATTAATGACAGTGGTTTTGTATTTATGATCTTTGTTGCGATCCTTGCAGGTATGATCTTAGCTAACGCTGTATTACCTGCTAAAAAGAGTCTGTAATTTCAGCAACTCACAGAACAACTGTATAAACATCCAGATACTCATGCTATTATTGTGGCATGAGTATTTTTTGATAGTTAAATTGACAGTAAAATCATGGCCAAAACTCCTAAAACAAAAATAAGTTTTCTTTGCTCCGAATGCGGTGCTAACTTCCCTCGCTGGCAAGGTCAATGTAATGCCTGTAAAGCTTGGAATACACTCGCTGAATTCAAAGAAGCGACGTTACCAAGTCAACAACGTACGATTGCTTCTCAAGGTGGTTATGCTGGCACTATCGGTAATACCGTTAAAAAGATGTCAGAAGTATCACACGTTGAATTAAACAAGATTGATACACAAATAGGTGAATTAGATCGTGTACT
Coding sequences within:
- a CDS encoding extracellular solute-binding protein, producing MFKSTMKCIATALLFSSSAYATTINFYNWSEYIPPGLLSRFTEETGIKVVYSTYESNESMYAKLKTYDKNGYDLVVPSTYFISKMTKEGMLQEIDHKKLTNYANLDPSLLNKEYDLGNRYSIPYIWGATGIGVNTADIELSSVTSWTDLWDPKWEGQLLLTDDAREIFHMALKIQGHSANTQDEAELAQAYELLKKLMPNVLVFNSDTPANPYIAGEVEFGMIWNGSTYMAQQEDSDITMVYPKEGAVFWMDSLAIPKNAKNVDAVHKLIDFLLRPEVAAEVALEIGYPTPNKEAKKLLPKSFTENKIVFPDAETIANGEFHSDVGDANIIYERYYEKLKAQNL
- a CDS encoding threonine/serine exporter ThrE family protein — encoded protein: MHSQTYKLQINFIIKLGLALHRCGATSYRIENHLTNLAKFWNIEASFLVTPTAFTFIFSSNPDEQHTHIVRVKPAGNDLGKLARIDEIVEKVVDSQVCLDEAIELLIEAKQQPSFYGVKTEALGWCVTGGAFAMLLSDSSLDIISSFLLSFLVFILYKLSAHSPRLASIVEFFAPFISALIACFVASLDVHLNVPFVILSSVIIFIPGLAITVALSEIVNKDLVSGTSKLVDATMLLFKLYFGALLGITLGNLIWTIDPLMLDMSYSLPGWKNYIAVVALSTGLVVAFNVHKSDMIWGISAGLIAYVMSTFAAQYLGFTLGTFVGSFTVGLFSNVYAIIKNRPASIVLIQGIVLLVPGSRTYMDLNTYISGHEILNNINDSGFVFMIFVAILAGMILANAVLPAKKSL
- a CDS encoding phasin family protein, yielding MSKVITAAKQVWSAKDQITRNIWLAGLGAYDKGYQSASNTVNKSQSIFDELVERGRKLESDTTLTITTNKDKLASVGKSTTGAIQEKVQSAVTSFTHIDANTFDNIIDKIEQIEKALEDAKLDQSKPAAEVEVIQEIVDKVEATVTEKVATVAAEVTTTVETVAEVITEVAAKVAPVVKEVVAPVTASAAELVKEEVQSIESVKQNAKKVTKRVKKAAAKKKQ
- a CDS encoding DUF2987 domain-containing protein, which codes for MLNNHFIKVVLLSSLLVPSLSAQELVVGYDGFYNRIKNSKKEQYVNTKIGVFLNNSQTGKHCQIENAFINFEGEITDVEVGADSELMLPFNKQLRDDKAKLHVNVTDTASCDLAFQIMAAENDSVEFSTLSLVKQIEEFDLFLGNMAGYFGRMNLPMTVGVQFIFDEPVDAYTTSGTLFKSGKQISLSQDEIIRDKIAGIKFSKQPLRIVPLTEI
- the potA gene encoding spermidine/putrescine ABC transporter ATP-binding protein PotA, encoding MLNKNQNSIIRLANAKKSFDNKLIINDLTLDIYDGEFVTILGPSGCGKTTALRVLAGLETLDSGDVYLEDKCITNVPAEKRNTNTVFQGYALFPHMTVFENIAFGLRMKKIAESDIKQRVDEILNIVKLTDFKDRQPAQLSGGQQQRVAIARAVVNRPKVLLLDESLSALDYKLRKEMQNELKMLQRKLNITFIFVTHDQEEALTMSDRIIVMNNGNVEQIGTPREIYETPINLFVAKFIGEINIFPAVIESCLDDNKYIANVHSCQYTITTELPLTQSQEINILLRPEDLRIKEIDDKATSAQITGHIIERNYKGMTLDSVIRLDSGERVQISEFFDEDDPDFDHSLGQKVAVSWVESWEVILKND
- the potB gene encoding spermidine/putrescine ABC transporter permease PotB; its protein translation is MINSSLFKRFSIGLLLVWLSVFVLLPNIMIIITSFLTRDDANLISLTFTLDNYIRLFDPLYFKVLKHSVYMASIATLICLIIGYPFAYTIAQLPKKVRPVLLFLIIVPFWTNSLIRTYGIKILLAKKGLLNAFLLNLHIIDKPLKLMYTEFAVIFALVYILLPFMILPLYSSIEKIDKSLIEAAKDLGASKFTTFLKIELPLTMSGIIAGMLLVFLPAMGMFYIADLVGGAKNLLIGNTIKTQFLNIRDWPFGSAASITLTVFMAGLLYFYYKVGTSIKNRGNNA
- the potC gene encoding spermidine/putrescine ABC transporter permease PotC, with the protein product MLKRHISKVLLLLVYIYLYTPIFILIANSFNASKYGLKWKGFTSKWYELLWNNDTLLQAAFNSLTIAVFASSIAVVIGTLGAVALFKHQFKGKKFISGLLFVVMMSPDIVMAISLLSLFIILGLDLGFVTLLIAHITFCIPFVVITVYSRLSNFDNSILEAGKDLGANEATIFKRIILPIAKPAIIASWLLSFTLSLDDVIVSSFVTGPSFEVLPLKIYSMVKVGVSPEVNALATMMILISISFVIAAALINKNDK
- a CDS encoding FNR family transcription factor, coding for MALDKKIATRTTPSKCEIHCQNCSISQLCIPYSLNDSELDSLDQIIERKKPFQKHDEIFKAGDKVKSLYAIRSGSVKSYTITEQGDEQITGFHLAGDLIGFDGLSSGVHPSFSQALETSMVCEIPYDTLDDLIGKMPMLRRQVMRLMSGEIAADQEMILLLSKKNAEQRLAAFLNNLSVRFSERGFSPKEFRLTMTRGDIGNYLGLTVETISRLLGRFQTSEMIEVKGKYISIIDRESLATLAGKKDV
- the ttcA gene encoding tRNA 2-thiocytidine(32) synthetase TtcA; the encoded protein is MNPENFTALEKKQFAKLQKKLRHETGKAIVDYNMIEDGDRVMVCLSGGADSFTMLDILLQLQAAAPISFDIIAVNLDQKQPGFPEDILPNYLENLGIEYKIVQKDTYSIVKDKIPEGKTTCSLCSRLRRGILYNAAVDLGATKLALGHHADDIVETLFLNMFHGGKMKTMPPKLISDDKRNIVIRPLAYCRETDIKAYSAFKQFPIIPCNLCGSQENLQRQAVKAMLSQWDEANPGRVNNCFNAIRNVVPSHLADTNAFDFVNMDLERADELTEFDTAFDNEIEMIPVEDAKAGVEKFDPSEAITVIEL
- the uspE gene encoding universal stress protein UspE → MNKYKNILVVADQVNTPQIALSRALYLASQQDNVSISLLLVIYDLSYELTSLFSSDERQSMQDAIVAEEKKSFMAQLSQDYPGANIKVKLVWHKRPFESILEEAKLNNHDLIVKSTHDHNKLSAVMFTPTDWHLLRKSECPVLLVKDHEWPVGGNIVAAIQVLETTSLSSDDDNSINERITQEALQLKELLNANIHLANAYPSTPEHISIEIPNFDAVAYNQEIEEHHKTSMYNHAEKFNVAKENVHIESGAPEDVIADVVQEVDAELVILGAPTRNGFSAFLIGNTAEMVIDSINCDLLALK
- the cobB gene encoding Sir2 family NAD+-dependent deacetylase is translated as MFDTYDNIVILTGSGISAESGIETFRASDGLWAQHHIDDIATLDGYRKDPDLVYSFYNQRFNQLSAPSIQPNDAHIALAELQRDFSGSVTIVTQNIDNLHERGGANNIIHMHGELVKARCEKTLKLFPYKELSKSLKCPCCKKAGNLRPHIVWFNEMPLFMNDIYKALSNADLFIAIGTSGSVYPAADFVNEANRACAHTIEINLDSTHISENFREHRIGQATEEVRELVDELLSRDRQFF